From the genome of Armatimonadota bacterium, one region includes:
- a CDS encoding Ig-like domain-containing protein produces MNKRTARRLAAATALTVPSVIGAGSAAHAGATFLTPRANTAVGGKSVTIYAQFSAPRPVVSVRLFLDDTEVGKRAFKPGGTSGSVNFQWDSTAAGTGAHKVTLRMYDSAGQVVGVQSIPVSVVNGSGPDTVPPQVTIVAPSPNATLHGSFDVKVLATDNSGDAPYVSMFVDKELRSVSNRQPYSVTVDSTQYANGSHTLEAWAYDAANNKGTATPVRFNVNNPGGATTINADLNAPAPAPVEEPPAPTTPHVSPVAAPKPVAATHALPETPTVTPVVSAPAAVTPAPKPATPRRVAQVAPKRAAPAKHIAAAPKSVLTPNVPVQAVLEAAPDAAPAPVTPPGAISELPVETVPVADFKPVPMAVPKPILPKIEKAEPVAPKMVVAPKPTFAPTHKPVFSPAKPQPAKAPEPVFVLKMQGDTVTEASPAPAPAAPQKVTAKPAPKARKTLVARVSPVEMGNPVPHPAHIAHSARPTAPVVRVHSNPAPIKAIAAPAHKQALKPVIVPELPPDRVHNGRIVHAVRPGDTPAHVARTYGVTVKRLLAANLRARQWQFRIGQTVTIPSPVRIAFNDEPVQFDVAPRIISGITTAGLRGICEAAGGKVEWNAKTHEVRVVSGETDIVLRIGSRFARVNGERVALDVAAGIHGGRTLVPVRFLTDALKLHAEYDLRSGEINLNR; encoded by the coding sequence ATGAATAAACGCACGGCCCGTCGGTTGGCCGCCGCCACGGCGTTAACAGTTCCGAGCGTTATTGGCGCCGGGAGCGCCGCCCACGCGGGCGCCACCTTCCTCACCCCGCGCGCGAACACCGCCGTCGGCGGAAAGTCGGTCACCATCTACGCTCAATTCAGCGCCCCCCGTCCCGTTGTCTCGGTCAGGCTGTTCCTCGATGACACCGAGGTCGGAAAGCGCGCGTTCAAGCCCGGCGGCACCAGTGGAAGTGTCAACTTCCAATGGGACAGCACTGCGGCAGGGACGGGCGCCCACAAGGTGACCCTTCGGATGTACGACTCCGCCGGCCAGGTTGTCGGCGTTCAGTCGATTCCGGTGAGCGTGGTCAATGGCTCCGGTCCTGACACCGTCCCTCCACAGGTAACGATCGTGGCCCCGTCGCCGAACGCCACGCTTCATGGCTCGTTTGACGTGAAGGTTCTGGCCACCGACAACAGCGGAGACGCCCCTTACGTGTCGATGTTTGTTGACAAGGAGCTCCGGAGCGTTTCCAATCGCCAGCCCTATTCCGTGACGGTTGATTCCACGCAGTATGCGAACGGCAGCCACACGCTTGAGGCCTGGGCCTACGACGCGGCGAACAACAAAGGTACGGCAACGCCGGTCCGCTTCAATGTGAACAACCCCGGTGGTGCGACGACCATCAACGCCGACCTGAATGCGCCTGCGCCCGCACCCGTCGAAGAGCCACCCGCACCAACTACGCCGCACGTTTCCCCTGTCGCGGCGCCGAAGCCCGTGGCTGCCACCCACGCCCTGCCAGAAACGCCGACCGTGACGCCTGTCGTTTCAGCGCCGGCCGCGGTGACGCCCGCTCCGAAGCCCGCAACTCCCAGGCGCGTGGCGCAGGTCGCGCCCAAACGCGCGGCGCCCGCGAAACACATCGCGGCGGCTCCAAAGTCGGTGCTCACCCCGAACGTCCCGGTTCAAGCCGTTCTCGAAGCGGCGCCGGACGCCGCGCCGGCCCCGGTCACGCCGCCGGGAGCAATTAGCGAGTTGCCGGTCGAAACCGTGCCCGTAGCAGATTTCAAGCCGGTTCCAATGGCCGTCCCCAAGCCCATCCTGCCGAAAATCGAAAAGGCTGAGCCGGTAGCCCCGAAGATGGTCGTAGCGCCCAAGCCGACGTTCGCGCCGACACATAAGCCTGTGTTTTCACCGGCTAAGCCGCAGCCTGCGAAAGCGCCGGAGCCCGTCTTCGTCTTGAAGATGCAGGGTGATACGGTGACGGAAGCGTCCCCGGCGCCCGCACCGGCCGCTCCCCAGAAGGTCACCGCAAAACCGGCTCCAAAGGCAAGGAAGACCCTCGTGGCCAGAGTGTCGCCTGTCGAAATGGGAAACCCGGTTCCGCACCCGGCTCATATCGCTCATTCCGCCAGGCCGACCGCGCCGGTCGTGCGCGTCCACTCGAACCCCGCTCCGATCAAGGCGATTGCCGCGCCGGCGCATAAACAGGCTCTCAAGCCGGTCATCGTTCCCGAGCTTCCGCCGGACCGGGTGCACAACGGACGAATCGTGCATGCCGTCCGGCCAGGCGACACGCCCGCCCATGTCGCGCGAACGTACGGCGTAACGGTGAAGCGGCTCCTCGCGGCCAACCTCCGCGCGCGCCAGTGGCAGTTCCGGATTGGCCAGACCGTAACGATTCCCAGCCCTGTCCGCATCGCGTTCAACGACGAACCGGTGCAGTTCGATGTGGCGCCTCGCATTATCTCCGGAATCACCACCGCGGGCCTCCGCGGTATTTGCGAAGCCGCGGGCGGAAAGGTCGAATGGAACGCAAAGACCCATGAGGTCCGCGTTGTCTCCGGTGAGACCGACATCGTGCTTCGCATCGGCAGCCGATTTGCCAGGGTGAACGGCGAGCGCGTTGCGCTTGACGTCGCGGCCGGCATCCACGGCGGCCGCACTCTCGTACCGGTCCGGTTCCTGACCGATGCCCTGAAACTGCACGCTGAGTACGATCTGCGCTCCGGCGAGATAAATCTCAACCGGTAG